A part of Bacteroidia bacterium genomic DNA contains:
- a CDS encoding AAA family ATPase: MANKNLKPVILLAFANDKQEAGAGFLRLTEERNGIRDALAKAEEQGLCEVIVEPDVSIDRIFNAFQSKVYRDRIAIFHYAGHADSYKLLLESQSGTNVTAHTEGLVSFLAKQRGLQMVFLNGCSSQSQSEDLVKAGVPAVVGTSQKINDQVATSLSVRFYKGLAAGNEIGRAWEEAIDQVKTEKGTVSGTRSMLWDEEEDETPPDRFPWEIYYSEDNGFAEDWNLPAAAKDPLFGLDIPGRYFRKLPVTPYVGLRSFKQEEAAIFFGRGREIRELYGLLNSMQPVILFYGKAGVGKSSLLQAGLIPRVEDDYLVTYEERQASGLTDTLVQILNKLSDKYELVRSVSSADLRLTEKIAELRTALEGTSGFAREVIDKELQKLTILNRDNVSMVEQWHMIEEKTGKPLLIILDQLEASFSADQENLTKEWELFTETLRQICNTSHIPISGKIILSYRDEHHALMNEHFQELSLPYSEIYIPPLDWDGIVEAVEGVTLRPSTHDYYHLEIDRKPESSFPAIIADDLLEGDESPIAPILQVWLTDLWHRAVRENARSPQISVRMYQEFKHSGAVMISFFRQQLAKLHGWQREVVESGLILDLLYHHTTPLGTTEKISQEKLWEIYQDREGLIGEIMAMCQDLYLVTSVRRRITSLSHHFLAPVLIKEHSVSVRPGQQATRILSSKIEEFRSKESGIWLNDADLDIVEKGLGGMRKLDGDETALLEISRQLKIKREKDRKRRRIIASVLVAVIFLFAILAAWQWRVSVTNFNKSKSNELAFVAKELFNTDNTKALRVAYEAYNILSARSSPTVTQTISEIFHTYAKMPFYAAVFSHRETVNSAVFSSDGAYVLTASEDGFAKLWDTKGVLLDTFSHDGYDVLYADFSPNGKQILTITKSEVRLWELDGTLVDSDSLPEGQIPDLKNFSTDGTRIVPAPRLKEEEDWNILLDTLRQEHMEVIPAKNKSRILVSSYDQVLKLCDDQGNVLKDSLILGYAAAAFGPDDKQFLSVSFSYESDTSIISIWDENIRLIYSFQYKGEVKKAVFSPDGKKILTASRDQTAKLWDFSEKPVHQLPRQGAVKSAEFSPDGTMIVTASQDKMVRLWSANGILLDSLRHEGVVNAAVFSPDGKRILTASRDYTARLWTPGDHKTVILPHQDIVSSATYSPDGSRILTGSLDTYARLWTADGFPVDSFKHEGEVNTAVFSPDGKMLLTTSRDLYQASLWLPKDPTPIIFKHQAEVNAAVFSPDGKQVLTASDDGRATLWSIKGDSIISYKETAAMKVAIFSPDGRSVLTGGVKEMVKIWDLKGKLRDSLAHEAVITSIMFSPDGKKILTAAKDQTARLWNDKGSLLAEYQCQSQIVNRSIFSPDGKKILTADESGYAIVWWAPYFIYDWLKKAPVYSLNPEEKDLYSIPY, translated from the coding sequence ATGGCTAATAAAAATTTGAAACCCGTCATTCTCCTCGCTTTTGCCAACGACAAGCAGGAAGCAGGCGCTGGATTTTTGCGCCTTACGGAAGAGCGAAATGGCATACGTGATGCATTAGCCAAGGCGGAAGAACAAGGCCTGTGTGAGGTGATTGTAGAGCCTGACGTATCGATTGATCGCATTTTTAATGCTTTTCAGAGTAAGGTCTATCGGGATCGTATCGCTATTTTCCATTATGCCGGACATGCCGACAGTTACAAACTTTTGCTGGAGTCTCAATCCGGAACCAATGTCACGGCACATACCGAAGGGCTGGTTTCTTTTCTGGCAAAACAGCGCGGCCTTCAGATGGTTTTCTTAAATGGCTGCTCTTCTCAAAGCCAATCTGAAGATCTTGTAAAAGCCGGAGTGCCTGCCGTTGTAGGTACTTCTCAAAAAATCAATGACCAGGTCGCTACCAGTCTGTCTGTTCGTTTCTACAAAGGTTTGGCAGCCGGCAACGAAATCGGGCGCGCCTGGGAAGAAGCCATTGATCAGGTAAAAACGGAAAAAGGAACAGTCTCAGGAACACGAAGCATGTTGTGGGATGAGGAGGAGGACGAAACGCCGCCAGATCGTTTTCCCTGGGAAATTTACTATAGCGAAGACAACGGATTTGCTGAGGACTGGAATCTCCCTGCTGCGGCCAAAGATCCTTTGTTTGGACTGGATATTCCCGGGCGTTATTTTCGGAAACTTCCTGTCACTCCCTATGTTGGATTGCGAAGTTTTAAACAGGAAGAGGCAGCCATATTTTTTGGGCGTGGGCGGGAAATTCGCGAGTTATATGGGTTACTGAATTCCATGCAGCCGGTTATTTTGTTTTACGGAAAAGCGGGCGTGGGGAAATCTTCTCTGCTACAGGCCGGGTTAATACCGCGTGTTGAAGATGACTACCTGGTCACGTATGAAGAAAGGCAGGCATCGGGACTGACCGACACGTTGGTACAGATCCTCAACAAACTCAGCGACAAATACGAACTGGTACGCTCCGTATCCTCCGCAGACCTCCGTCTGACTGAAAAGATCGCCGAGCTGCGCACGGCGCTGGAGGGCACATCCGGATTTGCGCGGGAAGTCATTGATAAGGAATTGCAAAAGCTCACCATTCTAAACCGGGACAACGTCTCAATGGTCGAGCAATGGCATATGATCGAAGAAAAGACCGGGAAACCGCTGCTGATTATTCTCGATCAGTTGGAAGCATCTTTCTCTGCAGATCAGGAAAATCTGACCAAAGAATGGGAATTATTTACAGAAACGCTCCGGCAAATTTGTAATACAAGCCATATTCCTATAAGCGGAAAAATCATTCTCAGCTATCGGGATGAACACCATGCGTTGATGAATGAACATTTCCAGGAGCTTTCTTTGCCTTATTCGGAAATCTATATTCCTCCGTTGGACTGGGACGGAATTGTAGAGGCGGTAGAAGGGGTAACCCTTCGTCCATCCACCCACGACTACTATCATCTTGAAATCGATAGAAAGCCGGAAAGCAGTTTTCCTGCTATTATAGCCGACGATCTGCTCGAAGGAGATGAGTCTCCTATTGCGCCGATTCTTCAGGTATGGCTTACAGATCTGTGGCACAGAGCCGTAAGGGAAAATGCCCGGTCCCCCCAGATTTCCGTCAGGATGTATCAGGAGTTCAAACACTCCGGTGCGGTGATGATTAGCTTTTTTCGGCAGCAGCTAGCCAAACTTCACGGATGGCAAAGGGAGGTAGTAGAATCGGGATTGATATTGGATCTGTTGTACCACCATACTACGCCGCTGGGTACAACAGAAAAAATCAGTCAGGAAAAACTTTGGGAAATATACCAGGATCGGGAGGGGCTCATCGGGGAAATAATGGCTATGTGCCAGGACTTGTATCTGGTGACTTCAGTTCGCCGCCGGATCACCAGTCTGTCTCACCACTTTCTCGCACCGGTACTGATCAAAGAACACAGCGTGTCGGTCAGACCCGGCCAGCAGGCAACCCGTATCCTTAGCAGTAAAATTGAAGAATTTCGCTCCAAGGAGAGTGGGATATGGCTCAATGACGCCGACCTGGATATTGTGGAAAAGGGGTTGGGGGGAATGCGAAAACTGGATGGTGATGAAACAGCGTTGCTGGAAATCAGCCGCCAACTCAAAATTAAAAGAGAGAAAGATCGAAAACGCAGGCGGATCATTGCCTCCGTTTTGGTGGCAGTAATATTTTTATTTGCCATTCTCGCAGCCTGGCAGTGGAGGGTGTCAGTCACAAACTTTAATAAATCCAAATCCAACGAACTGGCGTTCGTCGCGAAGGAGCTATTCAACACCGATAATACAAAAGCGCTTCGTGTGGCGTATGAAGCCTATAATATCCTGAGTGCCAGATCTTCTCCTACGGTAACACAGACTATTAGCGAGATATTTCACACATATGCAAAAATGCCTTTTTACGCGGCCGTTTTTTCGCATCGTGAAACAGTGAATTCTGCTGTTTTTTCTTCTGATGGAGCATATGTGCTTACCGCTTCAGAAGATGGGTTTGCCAAGCTCTGGGACACAAAGGGTGTGCTTCTGGATACATTCTCCCATGATGGTTATGATGTGTTGTATGCTGACTTTTCTCCCAATGGAAAACAAATCCTGACAATTACCAAAAGTGAGGTCAGGCTGTGGGAACTGGACGGAACGCTCGTTGACAGTGATTCACTTCCGGAAGGTCAAATCCCCGATCTGAAAAACTTCTCGACAGACGGTACCCGGATCGTACCCGCTCCCCGCCTCAAGGAAGAAGAAGACTGGAACATTCTGCTGGATACGCTCCGGCAGGAACATATGGAGGTCATTCCTGCCAAAAACAAAAGCCGGATCCTTGTTTCCAGCTATGACCAGGTACTCAAACTTTGCGACGATCAGGGGAATGTGCTGAAAGACTCCCTGATCCTTGGGTATGCTGCTGCTGCGTTTGGTCCGGATGACAAACAATTTCTATCAGTTTCATTTTCCTACGAATCTGATACCAGCATCATCAGTATTTGGGATGAAAATATCCGGTTGATTTATTCCTTCCAATACAAAGGCGAAGTCAAGAAAGCCGTTTTTTCTCCCGACGGTAAAAAAATACTAACCGCATCCAGAGACCAAACCGCGAAACTCTGGGATTTTTCGGAAAAACCTGTGCATCAGCTTCCCCGACAGGGAGCTGTAAAAAGTGCTGAATTTTCGCCCGATGGTACCATGATTGTCACAGCCTCTCAGGATAAAATGGTCAGGCTTTGGAGTGCAAATGGTATCCTTCTGGACAGCCTGCGGCATGAGGGGGTTGTGAATGCTGCGGTATTTTCGCCCGATGGAAAACGCATTCTTACTGCATCCCGGGATTATACGGCGCGGCTATGGACACCTGGCGATCACAAAACGGTAATTCTTCCACATCAGGATATCGTATCATCTGCGACTTACTCTCCTGACGGTAGCCGTATCCTGACGGGTTCACTGGATACCTATGCCCGCCTGTGGACGGCTGACGGTTTTCCCGTGGATTCATTTAAACATGAAGGAGAAGTGAATACTGCCGTATTTTCTCCCGATGGGAAAATGCTCCTTACCACTTCCCGGGACCTGTATCAGGCAAGCCTGTGGTTACCGAAAGATCCCACTCCCATTATTTTCAAACATCAGGCAGAGGTGAATGCTGCGGTATTTTCGCCTGATGGAAAACAGGTGCTTACTGCTTCCGACGACGGACGCGCCACATTATGGAGTATAAAGGGTGATTCCATCATATCCTACAAGGAGACAGCTGCCATGAAAGTGGCCATATTTTCGCCTGATGGTCGTTCGGTTTTGACCGGAGGGGTAAAGGAAATGGTCAAAATCTGGGATCTGAAAGGAAAACTCAGGGACAGCCTTGCGCATGAGGCAGTAATCACATCCATCATGTTTTCTCCCGACGGTAAAAAAATATTGACTGCTGCCAAAGATCAAACTGCCCGGTTGTGGAATGACAAGGGCAGCTTGCTGGCAGAGTATCAGTGCCAGAGCCAAATCGTCAACAGGTCTATATTTTCTCCTGACGGCAAAAAAATACTGACAGCAGATGAAAGTGGTTATGCCATCGTCTGGTGGGCACCTTATTTTATCTACGATTGGTTGAAAAAGGCGCCGGTTTATTCTCTGAATCCGGAAGAAAAGGACTTATACAGTATACCTTACTAG
- a CDS encoding ammonium transporter codes for MTTLITNKPKATFGFVLLLLISLVASVYPPNFPVPAEGVTFDTGNVAWVLVAASLVLLMTPGLSFFYGGMVSAKNIISTMLQSFIALGVISIVWYVIGFSLAFGDSIWGFIGNPLTHFMFTGVGTAPAGNPGINQGIPFILFAAFQLKFAIITPALITGSFAERVKFWSYIIFIILWSLLIYSPLAHWAWHPEGFLYKMGVLDFAGGTVVHISAGIAALVGASFLGRRKTHVEGHAHSVVNTPYVMLGTGLLWFGWFGFNGGSALAANGQAVTAFVNTNLASAAAAITWILVDTMRGRKPSAMGACIGAVVGLVAITPACGYINYGPSLLIGTLAATISNYAVVRKSRTSLDDTLDVFPCHGVGGIVGMLLTAVFATEEFGGLIATGNPKLLINHLIALVIVLVYTGIGSWLVYKLTNFISPLRVTEGQEAEGLDISQHDETVIEKAHAMI; via the coding sequence ATGACAACGCTGATTACCAACAAGCCGAAAGCTACTTTCGGATTTGTGCTTCTCCTCCTGATCTCCTTGGTCGCATCTGTTTACCCCCCCAACTTTCCTGTGCCTGCTGAAGGTGTTACATTTGACACAGGAAATGTGGCCTGGGTGCTCGTTGCTGCCAGCCTTGTTTTATTGATGACCCCGGGACTTTCCTTCTTTTATGGAGGGATGGTAAGCGCCAAAAACATCATTTCCACCATGTTGCAGAGCTTTATTGCGTTGGGTGTTATTAGTATCGTTTGGTATGTGATAGGTTTTAGTCTTGCTTTTGGCGATTCAATCTGGGGATTTATAGGCAACCCGCTGACGCACTTCATGTTTACCGGTGTAGGTACTGCGCCGGCGGGAAATCCAGGTATTAATCAGGGCATTCCGTTTATTCTATTTGCAGCTTTCCAGCTTAAGTTTGCTATTATCACGCCGGCTCTCATCACAGGTTCTTTTGCCGAGAGAGTAAAATTCTGGAGCTACATTATATTTATTATTCTCTGGAGTCTGCTGATTTATTCTCCACTGGCACATTGGGCCTGGCATCCGGAAGGGTTTTTATACAAAATGGGCGTTCTGGATTTTGCAGGAGGCACAGTCGTACATATTTCTGCGGGGATTGCGGCATTGGTAGGGGCCTCATTTCTTGGGAGAAGAAAAACTCATGTCGAGGGACATGCACATTCTGTAGTTAATACGCCTTATGTAATGCTGGGAACGGGTCTGCTATGGTTTGGGTGGTTTGGTTTTAATGGTGGTTCTGCCCTGGCTGCAAATGGTCAGGCGGTTACGGCGTTTGTCAATACCAACCTGGCTTCTGCTGCGGCTGCGATTACCTGGATATTGGTAGATACGATGAGAGGGCGGAAACCTTCGGCCATGGGCGCTTGCATTGGCGCTGTTGTCGGACTCGTGGCCATCACCCCTGCCTGCGGCTATATCAACTATGGCCCCAGCCTGCTGATTGGAACATTGGCGGCGACCATCTCCAACTATGCCGTTGTGCGCAAATCCAGAACCAGCCTTGATGACACATTGGACGTATTTCCCTGCCATGGAGTAGGTGGTATTGTAGGGATGCTGTTGACTGCCGTTTTTGCTACGGAAGAATTTGGCGGACTGATTGCCACCGGCAACCCCAAGCTGCTGATCAACCATCTGATCGCACTCGTGATTGTACTGGTATATACGGGTATCGGTTCATGGCTTGTCTATAAACTGACTAATTTCATCTCTCCGCTTCGCGTAACCGAAGGGCAGGAAGCCGAAGGCCTGGATATAAGCCAGCATGATGAGACTGTCATTGAGAAGGCACACGCCATGATATAA
- a CDS encoding ABC transporter ATP-binding protein, whose protein sequence is MAKSDSSVRYALKNIVWPRRKMLAIGMLLVVVNRAAGLILPGSNKILFDQVLPEKNMQLLYLVLAVVGISVTLQAITSYSLVKILSVEAQKMIADLRSRVQQQILNLPVKYFDNTKSGSLVSRIMNDVEGVRNLVGTGFTQLIGGVLTAIASLIILIYISPALTFFAVIPLLLFGFISMRAFGYIRPIFRERSKIQAEVTGRLTESLGGIRVIKGFQAEEQEKEIFYKGVMRLYENVKSSLTASSFVTSAGTFLAGITTLGIMWIGVPMIIHEKLTEGDLISFIFYLAFLIFPIIQMSNIGSQLTEAFAGLDRTQELLNMDRETDDPNRTITLDRINGDITFRDVTFAYDKGKEVLHGISFDAPAGSVTALVGSSGSGKTTIAGLAATFHTPESGIITIDGQDMSKVTLPSYRKQLGVVLQDDFLFEGTIRENILFPRPNATEEQLIQAVKAAYVNEFTDRFEDGLDTLIGERGVKLSGGQRQRITIARAILADPRILILDEATSNLDTESESYIQQSLAQLMEGRTTFVIAHRLSTIRRADQILVIEDGQIAERGTHDDLIAREGRYHKLYTFQSRI, encoded by the coding sequence ATGGCTAAATCTGACTCAAGCGTTCGTTATGCGCTAAAAAATATTGTCTGGCCCCGCCGCAAAATGCTTGCAATCGGCATGCTGCTCGTGGTTGTCAACCGCGCTGCCGGACTGATTCTCCCCGGCTCCAACAAAATCCTTTTTGACCAGGTGCTGCCTGAAAAAAACATGCAGCTACTCTATCTTGTGCTGGCTGTTGTGGGTATTTCAGTAACCCTTCAGGCGATTACCTCTTACTCGCTGGTAAAAATCCTCAGTGTGGAAGCACAAAAAATGATTGCAGACCTGCGTTCCAGAGTACAGCAGCAAATCCTCAATCTTCCGGTCAAGTACTTTGACAATACCAAATCGGGCAGTCTGGTATCGCGGATTATGAATGATGTGGAAGGCGTACGAAACCTGGTAGGCACGGGATTTACGCAGTTGATAGGCGGCGTGCTCACGGCTATCGCTTCACTGATCATCCTGATTTATATCAGCCCTGCGCTGACATTTTTTGCAGTCATTCCGCTTTTGTTGTTTGGGTTTATTTCGATGCGTGCTTTTGGCTATATACGCCCGATTTTCAGGGAGAGAAGTAAGATTCAGGCAGAAGTAACTGGTCGCCTTACGGAGTCGCTCGGCGGCATCCGTGTCATCAAAGGTTTTCAGGCTGAAGAACAGGAAAAAGAAATTTTTTATAAAGGCGTCATGCGGCTGTATGAAAATGTAAAAAGTTCGCTCACCGCATCGAGTTTTGTCACCAGTGCAGGAACTTTTCTTGCAGGAATCACTACCCTGGGTATTATGTGGATTGGGGTACCGATGATTATCCATGAAAAACTCACAGAAGGAGATTTGATTTCCTTTATTTTTTATCTCGCTTTCCTCATTTTTCCGATTATACAAATGAGCAATATAGGAAGCCAGTTGACAGAGGCGTTTGCCGGCTTAGACCGCACACAGGAGTTGCTCAATATGGATCGTGAGACAGATGATCCCAACCGTACGATCACCCTCGACCGGATTAATGGCGACATTACTTTCCGCGACGTAACGTTTGCTTACGACAAAGGCAAAGAGGTATTGCATGGCATTTCATTTGATGCGCCTGCGGGTTCGGTTACTGCCCTTGTAGGAAGCTCAGGCTCAGGAAAAACCACCATTGCCGGATTGGCGGCCACCTTTCATACACCTGAGTCAGGAATCATCACGATCGACGGACAGGATATGTCCAAGGTTACGCTTCCCAGTTATAGGAAGCAGTTGGGGGTCGTGTTGCAGGACGACTTTTTGTTTGAGGGCACGATCAGGGAAAATATCCTTTTCCCCCGTCCCAATGCGACGGAGGAGCAGTTGATACAGGCGGTGAAAGCGGCTTATGTCAATGAGTTTACTGACCGGTTTGAAGACGGACTGGATACCCTGATCGGAGAGCGCGGGGTAAAACTCTCGGGAGGACAGCGGCAACGCATCACGATTGCGAGAGCCATTCTGGCTGACCCGCGAATCCTCATCCTCGATGAGGCGACTTCCAATCTCGATACTGAGAGTGAAAGTTATATCCAGCAATCACTCGCTCAATTGATGGAAGGCAGGACTACCTTTGTCATTGCCCACAGGCTCAGTACTATTCGCCGGGCAGACCAGATTCTGGTCATCGAAGATGGCCAGATTGCCGAGCGCGGCACTCATGACGATCTGATTGCACGGGAGGGACGTTACCACAAACTTTACACCTTTCAGTCGCGGATTTAG
- a CDS encoding DUF1295 domain-containing protein, translating into MNYRYILLIVLIVVPAIFLFMYPLPFGEAFLMILSVLAGLWLLSLAIKDASIIDIFWGPGFVILAWFYFWHSPGPGSQRSVLLCSMVTIWGLRLAWHIGRRNLGKGEDFRYKGWREAGGKNYWWISFLRVFLLQGILMWIISSPLMMAMSDSMVFSLTTLDKVGIALWVIGFGFEAVGDRQLKQFKANPENAGKVMDQGLWRFTRHPNYFGDALLWWGYFMFALDQTGGWIFIFSPVLMTFLLMQVSGVALLEKTLSESKPAYRAYIGRTSAFFPWFPGK; encoded by the coding sequence ATGAATTACCGATACATTCTTCTCATCGTGCTGATAGTTGTTCCGGCAATTTTTCTGTTTATGTACCCACTTCCGTTTGGGGAAGCTTTTTTGATGATCCTCTCAGTACTGGCAGGTTTATGGTTATTAAGTCTGGCAATAAAAGATGCGAGTATCATTGATATATTCTGGGGTCCGGGTTTTGTGATTCTTGCCTGGTTTTATTTCTGGCATTCGCCCGGGCCGGGCAGCCAGCGAAGTGTGCTGTTGTGCAGTATGGTGACGATCTGGGGGCTCAGGCTTGCGTGGCATATTGGCAGGCGCAATCTCGGCAAAGGCGAAGATTTCCGTTACAAAGGATGGCGGGAAGCGGGGGGAAAAAACTACTGGTGGATTTCCTTCTTAAGAGTATTCCTTCTTCAGGGAATCCTTATGTGGATCATATCTTCACCATTGATGATGGCCATGTCAGACAGCATGGTTTTCAGCCTGACCACGCTCGATAAAGTGGGTATTGCTTTATGGGTAATTGGTTTTGGGTTTGAAGCTGTGGGAGACAGGCAGTTGAAACAATTTAAAGCCAATCCCGAAAATGCGGGCAAAGTAATGGATCAGGGCCTGTGGCGATTTACCCGTCATCCCAACTACTTTGGCGATGCTTTGTTGTGGTGGGGCTATTTTATGTTTGCCCTCGATCAGACCGGCGGATGGATTTTCATCTTCAGCCCTGTATTAATGACTTTTTTGCTAATGCAGGTATCGGGCGTTGCCCTGCTTGAAAAAACCCTTTCGGAAAGTAAACCCGCCTATCGAGCGTATATTGGACGAACCTCTGCTTTTTTTCCGTGGTTTCCAGGAAAATAG
- a CDS encoding thioredoxin family protein, whose product MKISANFFLLTLGLTIFSLNIQAQDGVEFFKGSWSQVLEQAKTQRKPVFVDAYAEWCGPCKAMARNTFRNVKVGEFMNQNFVNYQFDMEKGEGPAFAQKYKVNAYPTLLFVNHKGEVLHVAYGYKAPNDFVNEAQKSLDPGKNQALLALEYEAGTEDPELLLNYALTLKKQEKDFREVAGKYFATQQENDLIDENNWAAIQALTTDVNSREFQFLIAKQKKFMKNYGIQPVADKMITVLRNSALESALTGNPEKYNAALKIAMDDISDNGQTANRLRMTYAEATKNWEDYAFKTLYHFETFIITQPKELDLAARNFYDHIADTEKLEKAAEWARQSVALENEYYNNETYARILYKLGKYEEARRQANKALRLAATKNQDASDAEKLLQMIEKKMAGR is encoded by the coding sequence ATGAAAATATCGGCTAACTTTTTTTTGCTGACTCTTGGTCTCACTATTTTTTCCCTAAATATACAGGCGCAGGACGGGGTAGAATTTTTTAAAGGTTCGTGGAGTCAGGTACTCGAACAGGCAAAAACCCAGCGGAAACCCGTATTTGTTGATGCTTACGCCGAATGGTGCGGCCCGTGTAAAGCCATGGCCCGCAATACTTTCCGCAATGTGAAGGTGGGAGAGTTTATGAATCAGAACTTTGTCAACTATCAGTTTGATATGGAAAAAGGCGAAGGTCCTGCATTTGCTCAAAAGTATAAAGTGAATGCGTACCCGACTTTACTTTTTGTCAATCACAAAGGCGAAGTTTTGCATGTCGCCTACGGCTATAAAGCCCCCAATGACTTTGTCAATGAAGCACAAAAATCACTTGACCCGGGGAAAAATCAGGCGCTGCTCGCCCTTGAATATGAAGCAGGCACGGAAGATCCCGAACTTTTGCTCAACTATGCCCTGACGCTTAAAAAGCAGGAAAAAGACTTTCGCGAAGTAGCCGGAAAATACTTCGCTACGCAGCAGGAAAATGATCTGATCGATGAAAACAACTGGGCTGCCATCCAGGCGCTGACCACAGATGTCAATAGCCGTGAATTTCAGTTCCTGATAGCGAAGCAAAAAAAATTCATGAAAAACTACGGCATACAACCTGTCGCAGATAAAATGATCACTGTTTTGAGAAACAGTGCGCTGGAATCTGCCCTGACCGGTAATCCCGAAAAATACAATGCAGCGCTTAAAATCGCCATGGACGATATCAGCGACAATGGCCAGACCGCCAACCGGCTCAGAATGACCTACGCCGAAGCCACCAAAAACTGGGAGGATTATGCATTCAAAACCCTTTACCATTTTGAAACTTTCATCATCACCCAGCCTAAAGAACTGGATCTTGCCGCACGCAATTTTTACGATCATATAGCCGACACAGAGAAGCTGGAAAAAGCAGCAGAATGGGCACGGCAGTCCGTAGCGCTGGAAAACGAATACTACAATAATGAGACTTACGCCCGCATTCTGTATAAACTAGGCAAATATGAGGAAGCCCGGCGTCAGGCTAATAAAGCACTGAGACTCGCTGCAACAAAAAATCAGGATGCGTCTGACGCTGAAAAACTCCTGCAAATGATAGAGAAAAAGATGGCCGGGCGGTAA
- a CDS encoding TetR/AcrR family transcriptional regulator: MTESKDIWIKKGYETFALGGATGLKIESLSRKVGVSKSSFYHHFADLEIFIGFLLKHHISQSCIMAEKELNAKNINPDLIDILAEHKIDLLFNRQLRINREIQSFADTLSESNKIVGDGFVLVWVKDLNLQFTQKQLAAFFELALENFYLQINSENLNHQWLSDYFANLKRIANSFA; the protein is encoded by the coding sequence ATGACAGAAAGCAAAGACATCTGGATAAAAAAAGGGTATGAAACATTTGCGCTAGGGGGTGCAACCGGACTAAAAATCGAATCGCTGTCCAGAAAGGTTGGCGTAAGCAAGTCTTCCTTTTATCATCATTTTGCAGATCTTGAAATATTTATTGGCTTTTTGCTAAAACATCATATCAGCCAGTCCTGCATTATGGCGGAAAAAGAGCTTAATGCGAAGAATATTAACCCGGATTTAATTGACATTCTGGCTGAACACAAAATCGACCTGCTTTTCAACCGACAGCTACGCATAAACCGGGAAATTCAATCATTTGCAGATACTTTATCAGAATCCAATAAAATAGTTGGGGATGGATTTGTTCTGGTTTGGGTCAAAGATTTAAACTTACAGTTCACTCAAAAACAGCTGGCGGCTTTTTTTGAGCTGGCCCTTGAAAATTTCTATTTGCAGATCAATTCAGAAAACCTCAATCACCAATGGCTTTCCGACTACTTCGCCAACCTAAAGCGAATAGCAAACAGCTTTGCCTGA
- a CDS encoding type II toxin-antitoxin system HigB family toxin, with product MRVVTPKRLWEFSESHPSARIALLNWYEITRNSFWGNLNEIKRDFPSADYVGNNRIVFNIKGNRYRLVAIIIFASQKLYIRFIGTHSEYDKIDASTI from the coding sequence ATGAGAGTAGTAACCCCTAAAAGATTATGGGAGTTCTCAGAATCGCATCCATCAGCTAGAATTGCATTGCTGAATTGGTATGAGATTACCCGGAATTCGTTTTGGGGAAACCTTAACGAAATTAAGCGGGATTTTCCTTCAGCAGATTATGTGGGTAACAATCGAATTGTTTTTAATATAAAGGGAAATCGATACCGGTTGGTAGCTATAATAATATTTGCTTCTCAGAAATTGTACATCCGCTTCATTGGCACACATTCTGAGTACGACAAAATTGATGCAAGTACGATTTAA
- a CDS encoding helix-turn-helix domain-containing protein, protein MQVRFKNIEMEEIADIQTYQNALQRMEELLNVVGNETDPTSVEYKELDLLSDQIADYEEHYFPFEPKTLREMIQLRMYQRKLKQADLARILETSPSRVSEILSGKRKLSFTLAKALYTKLNIDAELILKS, encoded by the coding sequence ATGCAAGTACGATTTAAGAATATAGAAATGGAAGAAATAGCCGATATCCAAACTTATCAAAACGCACTACAGCGAATGGAAGAACTTCTTAATGTCGTAGGCAATGAAACAGATCCGACATCAGTTGAATATAAAGAACTGGATTTGTTATCAGACCAAATTGCAGACTATGAAGAACATTATTTTCCATTTGAGCCGAAAACCCTTCGGGAAATGATTCAGCTTCGAATGTATCAGCGAAAGCTCAAACAGGCTGATTTGGCCAGGATTTTGGAAACTTCGCCCTCCCGGGTAAGTGAAATTTTGAGTGGAAAACGCAAGTTGTCTTTTACACTCGCCAAAGCCTTATATACTAAGTTGAATATCGATGCCGAATTGATCTTGAAGTCATGA